In Porites lutea chromosome 9, jaPorLute2.1, whole genome shotgun sequence, a single window of DNA contains:
- the LOC140948217 gene encoding BTB/POZ domain-containing protein 2-like codes for MSFETNWQTAKPTIRERARFMLNNHRLSDVKFIATKSNGESQSTQVIPAHKFILAIGSPVFEAMFYGELAETKDTIELPDCDNESLLELFRYMYSDEVNLSGSNVMGVLYLAKKCMLPSLTDKCMEYLKQKLDPSNVFIILPFAQKYEDKTLVDRCWNVIDEQTEAAVNSDGFEMIEKSLLEGVIARDNLMIEEVALFQAVVRWATKQCEKQGLVADGKVKRRIIGEKAKKAIRFPLMTMEEFASVVIDTNLLTTEETNGLFKFFAIPRHSAPVEFPKNERRPRIVRCERFGSVEGTWHYGTYRDYLGFTVDRDIELHGISLFGSENNSYKVTLMVTSANNNTIIVSKSGTYPSNILPSKRHRYHGYEVLFDSAVLLKKNIRYNIEAFITGPSSERGEKGFDTVKESGVTFTFSKILGKLDSNGTSHSSGQFPEFLFSV; via the coding sequence ATGTCTTTCGAAACAAACTGGCAAACAGCAAAACCCACCATCAGAGAAAGAGCCAGATTTATGCTCAACAATCATCGCTTAAGCGATGTCAAGTTTATTGCTACGAAGAGCAATGGCGAAAGCCAAAGTACGCAAGTGATTCCAGCTCACAAATTCATACTGGCGATTGGCAGTCCTGTGTTTGAAGCCATGTTTTACGGCGAACTGGCGGAGACTAAGGACACTATTGAACTGCCTGACTGTGATAACGAGAGTCTGTTGGAGTTGTTTCGCTACATGTACAGCGATGAAGTGAATTTAAGCGGAAGTAATGTGATGGGGGTGTTATACTTGGCCAAGAAGTGTATGTTGCCTTCACTCACTGATAAATGCATGGAATATCTGAAACAAAAGTTGGATCCTTCGAATGTTTTCATCATCCTGCCGTTTGCACAGAAATATGAAGATAAAACCCTGGTAGATCGATGCTGGAATGTAATCGACGAACAGACAGAAGCGGCTGTCAATTCGGATGGATTTGAGATGATTGAGAAGTCCTTGCTTGAGGGAGTAATCGCAAGAGACAATCTGATGATTGAAGAAGTAGCCTTGTTTCAAGCTGTAGTTCGATGGGCAACAAAACAATGCGAAAAGCAAGGTTTAGTGGCAGACGGCAAAGTGAAAAGACGAATTATtggagaaaaagcaaaaaaagcaatacgCTTTCCATTAATGACGATGGAAGAGTTTGCCTCTGTCGTCATTGATACAAATTTGTTGACGACAGAAGAGACAAATGGATTGTTTAAGTTTTTTGCAATACCCCGGCACAGTGCTCCCGTTGAATTTCCTAAGAATGAAAGACGGCCTCGCATCGTTCGCTGTGAAAGGTTTGGTTCAGTGGAGGGAACTTGGCATTATGGAACATATAGAGACTATCTTGGTTTTACAGTAGATAGAGACATCGAATTACATGGAATCTCCTTGTTTGGCAGTGAGAACAACAGCTACAAAGTAACATTGATGGTTACGAGTGCTAACAATAATACAATTATCGTGTCCAAATCAGGAACATATCCTTCAAACATTTTGCCTTCTAAACGCCATCGATATCATGGttatgaagttttgtttgaCTCAGCAGTTCTTTTGAAAAAGAATATTAGGTATAACATCGAAGCTTTTATAACTGGTCCTTCCTCTGAAAGAGGAGAAAAGGGATTTGATACCGTGAAGGAGTCGGGtgttacatttacattttcgaaaattttaggcaaGCTAGACTCTAACGGTACAAGTCATAGCAGTGGTCAGTTTCctgagtttttgttttctgtttag
- the LOC140947989 gene encoding BTB/POZ domain-containing protein 6-like: MSLETNWQTTRPTIRERAKFMLNNDRLSDVKFVAANSNGKSESKQVIPAHKFILSMGSPVFEAKFYGELAETKETIELPDCDYESLLELFRYMYSDEVNLSGSNVMGVLYLAKKYIVPSLADKCTEYLQENMDPSNVFGILPSAQKYEEKDLVDRCWKVIENQTGVALKSEGFETIERSLLEQVVARDILSIKEVSLFKAVDRWATKQCEKQSLTADGQIKRRILGEQIVKAIRFPVMRGEEFASDVVDTNILTSDETTGLFKYFLIQTPPVGFLTTRRRPCVIPRCERFQSQSGTWNYGGSRKDFLGFTVNKNILLHGLCLFGSYGNSYTVTLEIKDTTSLRNVGTQTGTYSSKLLQSKTYCNYYGFEVLFDSPTYLKKNTPYLVEALVSGPQSGRGSNGFTDVKESGVTFSFSAVEMIDNNNTDVSKGQFPHFLFSV; the protein is encoded by the coding sequence ATGTCTCTCGAAACAAACTGGCAAACGACAAGACCCACTATCAGAGAAAGAGCCAAGTTTATGCTCAACAACGATCGCTTGAGCGATGTCAAGTTTGTTGCTGCAAACAGCAATGGCAAAAGCGAAAGTAAACAAGTGATTCCAGCTCACAAATTCATACTGTCGATGGGCAGTCCTGTGTTTGAAGCCAAGTTTTACGGTGAACTGGCGGAGACTAAAGAAACTATTGAACTGCCTGACTGTGATTACGAGAGTCTGTTGGAGTTGTTTCGATACATGTACAGCGATGAAGTGAATTTAAGCGGAAGTAATGTGATGGGAGTCTTATACTTGGCCAAGAAATACATTGTGCCTTCACTCGCCGATAAATGTACGGAATACCTGCAAGAAAATATGGATCCTTCGAATGTTTTTGGCATCCTGCCATCTGCACAGAAATATGAAGAGAAAGACTTGGTCGATCGATGCTGGAAAGTGATTGAGAATCAGACAGGAGTGGCTTTGAAATCGGAAGGATTTGAGACAATTGAGAGATCCTTACTTGAACAAGTAGTCGCAAGAGATATTCTGTCGATCAAAGAAGTCTCCTTGTTTAAAGCTGTTGATCGATGGGCAACGAAACAATGCGAAAAGCAAAGTTTAACAGCAGATGGTCAAATCAAAAGAAGAATTCTTGGCGAACAAATTGTCAAAGCAATACGATTTCCTGTGATGAGGGGAGAGGAGTTTGCTTCTGACGTTGTTGATACAAACATTCTTACTTCGGATGAAACAACTGGCCTGTTTAAGTATTTTCTAATACAGACCCCTCCGGTGGGTTTCTTAACGACTCGAAGACGGCCTTGTGTTATTCCTCGATGTGAAAGATTTCAATCACAGTCTGGAACTTGGAATTACGGGGGCTCGCGTAAAGACTTTCTTGGTTTTACCGTGAACAAAAACATCCTTCTACATGGACTGTGCTTGTTTGGCAGTTATGGCAACAGCTACACAGTAACTTTGGAGATCAAAGATACTACTAGCCTGAGAAACGTAGGGACCCAAACAGGAACATATTCTTCAAAGCTTTTGCAATCCAAAACCTACTGTAACTATTATGGATTTGAAGTTTTGTTTGACTCTCCTACTTACTTAAAGAAAAACACCCCGTATCTAGTTGAAGCCTTAGTATCTGGTCCGCAGTCTGGAAGAGGATCAAACGGATTTACAGATGTGAAGGAGTCAGGTGTTACCTTTTCGTTTTCAGCCGTAGAAATGATAGACAATAACAATACAGATGTTTCCAAAGGTCAATTTCCccattttctgttttctgtttaG